The following proteins are co-located in the Haloplanus sp. HW8-1 genome:
- a CDS encoding sodium:solute symporter family transporter: MLENAPSSLNLTNQAALLFMFGGAFFGIGEVFMDNTFWQRAYAIRQEDVLKMFMLSGIGWALVPLAVASLAFVALAFGREPEQINQVAPLVAQVYGGQFAGWLFLVAVWSALASTTAASINALATLLMHDLLPRVKEGVTDDESLQYGKYLTVVVGVLGLLLSLPRILTMLQMLIFLGVINAAFIFPIVLGLWSEKTNPTGAFVAALVAIVGGYAVYFTVGNLQGIIASGWLSFLITAGSTVVWPSEFDWRKLQRAGRSAPEGGE, translated from the coding sequence ATGCTCGAAAACGCCCCGTCGAGCCTGAACCTCACCAACCAGGCGGCGCTCCTGTTCATGTTCGGCGGCGCCTTCTTCGGCATCGGCGAGGTGTTCATGGACAACACCTTCTGGCAGCGCGCGTACGCGATCCGCCAGGAGGACGTCCTCAAGATGTTCATGCTGAGCGGCATCGGGTGGGCGCTGGTCCCCCTGGCCGTCGCGAGCCTCGCGTTCGTCGCGCTCGCCTTCGGGCGGGAACCGGAGCAGATCAACCAGGTCGCTCCGCTGGTCGCGCAGGTGTACGGCGGCCAGTTCGCCGGCTGGCTGTTCCTGGTCGCCGTCTGGAGCGCGCTCGCCTCGACGACGGCGGCGAGCATCAACGCGCTCGCCACGCTCCTGATGCACGACCTCCTCCCCCGCGTCAAGGAGGGCGTCACCGACGACGAGAGCCTGCAGTACGGCAAGTACCTCACCGTCGTCGTCGGGGTCCTCGGCCTCCTGTTGAGTCTGCCGCGGATCCTGACGATGCTCCAGATGCTGATCTTCCTCGGCGTGATCAACGCGGCGTTCATCTTCCCGATCGTGCTCGGCCTCTGGTCGGAGAAGACGAACCCGACCGGCGCGTTCGTCGCCGCACTCGTCGCCATCGTCGGCGGCTACGCGGTGTACTTCACCGTCGGCAACCTCCAGGGGATCATCGCCAGCGGGTGGCTGTCGTTTCTCATCACCGCCGGCAGCACGGTCGTCTGGCCGAGCGAGTTCGACTGGCGAAAGCTCCAGCGGGCCGGGCGCTCGGCGCCCGAGGGGGGTGAGTGA
- a CDS encoding sodium:solute symporter family transporter, which translates to MALPWINVGIVLVLGLVFIGAGWYFSRRVEGADEYIVGSGKLGVAFGMTSLLAFWITGNTMLAAPESAYNFGITGALGYALIGGSGVVLFGFLSKRIHQVIPHGKSVGDYYGTRYDGKNYYLFIALLIVYVLGLIVTQGIGGGVLLEQIFEIPYMVSVVLTFAVVITYSYFGGFRSVAGVAYFQVLLILVVAIVVPPLVYFQVGFTPVYSGSRRKPTASAVG; encoded by the coding sequence ATGGCACTACCCTGGATCAACGTCGGCATCGTCCTCGTCTTGGGGCTGGTGTTCATCGGTGCCGGCTGGTACTTCTCACGTCGCGTGGAGGGCGCCGACGAGTACATCGTCGGCAGCGGCAAGTTGGGCGTCGCCTTCGGAATGACGTCGCTGCTCGCGTTCTGGATCACGGGGAACACGATGCTCGCGGCCCCGGAGAGCGCGTACAACTTCGGGATCACGGGCGCCCTGGGTTACGCGCTCATCGGCGGCAGCGGGGTGGTCCTGTTCGGCTTCCTCTCGAAGCGCATCCACCAGGTGATCCCCCACGGCAAGTCGGTCGGGGACTACTACGGGACCCGCTACGACGGCAAGAACTACTACCTGTTCATCGCCCTGTTGATCGTCTACGTCCTCGGACTCATCGTGACACAGGGCATCGGTGGGGGCGTCCTCCTCGAACAGATCTTCGAGATTCCGTACATGGTCTCGGTCGTCCTCACCTTCGCCGTCGTGATCACCTACTCGTATTTCGGCGGCTTCCGAAGCGTCGCCGGCGTCGCCTACTTCCAGGTGCTGTTGATCCTGGTCGTGGCCATCGTGGTCCCGCCGCTCGTCTACTTCCAGGTGGGCTTCACGCCGGTTTACAGCGGTTCAAGGAGAAAGCCCACGGCTTCAGCCGTGGGATGA
- a CDS encoding M20 family metallo-hydrolase, which produces MEVSVDRLRDDIESTGEFGAIDVDRGHGRTVPTGSEADERAREYLVARLESAGLSVSVDAVGNVVGRWHPASADPDAPPVAAGSHLDSVPEGGIFDGPLGVYAALEAVRAMQEADVEPARPVDVVSFTEEEGHRFDTPLLGSKVATGALSVDEALDLTDDRGERLADVLSAIGYRGTDRLDAAAWDAWLELHVEQGTRLEERNVPVGVVTSVTGITHCRIDIDGEANHAGTTPMDRRRDAFLGAAEFALDVEDAANEVVETASDTAVATVGRVDLSPNGPNVVPGHVRLGLDIRDVEASSMAYLVRRARESLARIERQRGVETRLDRYVDIRPVDMSDRCRAAIHAGGDRSGVETMDLHSGAGHDTMEVARVTDAGLLFAPSRDGISHNPREWTDWTDCARATRVLAAALARLATAEPS; this is translated from the coding sequence ATGGAGGTCAGTGTCGACCGTCTCCGTGACGACATCGAATCGACCGGGGAGTTCGGTGCCATCGACGTCGACCGGGGCCACGGCCGGACGGTACCAACCGGGAGCGAGGCCGACGAGCGGGCGCGGGAGTATCTCGTCGCGCGACTCGAATCGGCGGGCCTCTCCGTGAGCGTCGACGCGGTGGGGAACGTCGTCGGCCGCTGGCACCCGGCGAGCGCCGACCCGGACGCCCCGCCCGTCGCCGCGGGGAGCCACCTCGATTCCGTTCCCGAGGGCGGCATCTTCGACGGACCGCTTGGCGTCTACGCCGCCCTCGAGGCGGTTCGAGCGATGCAGGAGGCGGACGTCGAACCGGCCCGTCCCGTCGACGTGGTGTCGTTCACCGAGGAGGAGGGCCACCGGTTCGACACGCCACTCCTCGGCTCGAAGGTCGCGACCGGCGCGCTGTCGGTCGACGAGGCGCTCGACCTGACCGACGACCGGGGGGAGCGACTGGCCGACGTGCTCTCGGCCATCGGCTACCGCGGGACGGACCGACTCGACGCGGCGGCGTGGGACGCGTGGCTCGAACTCCACGTCGAACAGGGGACCCGCCTCGAGGAGCGAAACGTCCCCGTCGGCGTCGTCACCTCGGTCACCGGCATCACCCACTGTCGGATCGACATCGACGGCGAGGCGAACCACGCCGGAACGACGCCGATGGACCGTCGACGGGACGCCTTCCTCGGCGCCGCCGAGTTCGCACTCGACGTCGAGGACGCCGCCAACGAGGTGGTCGAGACGGCGAGCGACACGGCCGTCGCCACCGTCGGCAGGGTCGACCTCTCGCCCAACGGCCCCAACGTCGTCCCCGGGCACGTCCGACTCGGCCTCGACATCCGCGACGTGGAGGCGTCGTCGATGGCGTATCTCGTCCGGCGGGCCCGGGAGAGCCTCGCCCGCATCGAACGCCAGCGCGGCGTCGAGACGCGGCTGGATCGGTACGTCGACATCCGACCGGTCGACATGTCCGACCGCTGCCGGGCGGCGATCCACGCCGGCGGGGACCGAAGCGGCGTCGAGACGATGGACCTCCACTCGGGCGCCGGTCACGACACCATGGAAGTCGCGCGGGTGACCGACGCCGGACTCCTCTTTGCGCCGTCGCGGGACGGCATCTCCCACAACCCTCGGGAGTGGACCGACTGGACGGACTGCGCCCGCGCGACCCGGGTTCTCGCGGCCGCGCTCGCACGCCTCGCTACCGCCGAGCCGTCGTGA
- a CDS encoding IclR family transcriptional regulator has protein sequence MSTPLDGDEPSRLLKTAATTLDVLDALKETGGTTAAELAERLDLSETTTYNQLTTLREHEFVVKDGTEYRLSGKHLLFGEQVRQGNALYQHGREELEEIAAQTGEYAQLVIEQFGRGIIVYETRGDDAIGEAFQARLQQEAFDLHYTAAGKAILAHLPDARVGEIIADHGLTGRTAQTITDRDRLREELAEIRERGYAFNDEEQVEGLRVVGAPIRGPEGEVLGALSVSGPTSRMQDERYHEELPRLVTKTANLIEVNINMARRSEPA, from the coding sequence ATGTCCACCCCGCTCGACGGCGACGAGCCGTCTCGCCTGTTGAAGACGGCCGCGACCACCCTCGACGTGCTCGACGCGCTCAAGGAGACCGGCGGCACGACCGCCGCCGAACTCGCGGAGCGGCTCGACCTCTCGGAGACGACGACGTACAACCAGCTCACCACCCTCCGCGAACACGAGTTCGTCGTCAAGGACGGCACGGAGTACCGGTTGAGCGGGAAACACCTCCTCTTCGGCGAGCAGGTCCGCCAGGGGAACGCCCTCTACCAGCACGGCCGGGAGGAACTTGAGGAAATCGCGGCCCAGACCGGGGAGTACGCCCAACTGGTCATCGAACAGTTCGGCCGGGGGATCATCGTCTACGAGACGCGGGGCGACGACGCCATCGGCGAGGCCTTCCAGGCCCGGCTCCAGCAGGAGGCGTTCGACCTCCACTACACCGCGGCCGGGAAGGCCATCCTCGCACACCTCCCGGACGCCCGGGTCGGGGAGATCATCGCCGATCACGGCCTGACGGGACGGACCGCCCAGACGATCACCGACCGGGACCGTCTCCGGGAGGAGTTGGCCGAGATCCGGGAGCGGGGCTACGCGTTCAACGACGAGGAACAGGTGGAGGGGCTCCGCGTCGTCGGCGCCCCGATCCGCGGCCCCGAGGGGGAGGTGCTGGGTGCCCTGAGCGTCTCCGGGCCGACGAGCCGGATGCAGGACGAGCGGTACCACGAGGAGCTCCCGCGGCTGGTGACCAAGACGGCGAACCTGATCGAGGTCAACATCAACATGGCCCGGCGGAGCGAGCCGGCGTGA
- a CDS encoding IS6 family transposase: MPEITRLSDGSDWIELDFVERQRTPEFAMRLGIQMHVAGLSLSNTISILERLGVERSRTAVHNWVQKADLQPEGGASPNHVALDETVIRINDQQYWLYAAIDPETNTFLHIRLFSTYTTGLTEIFLSELREKHDVETAVFLVDDAQWLQTALDRHGLDCRYERHGNRNAVERLFREIKRRTSSFSNTFSHVEPTTAESWLQALAVWWNRCQS; the protein is encoded by the coding sequence ATGCCCGAAATCACACGCCTCAGCGACGGTAGCGACTGGATCGAATTAGATTTTGTGGAGCGTCAGCGGACACCCGAGTTCGCGATGCGACTCGGTATTCAGATGCACGTGGCAGGACTATCACTTTCGAATACCATCTCGATTCTTGAGAGGTTGGGTGTCGAACGCTCTCGAACGGCCGTCCACAACTGGGTACAGAAGGCCGATCTACAGCCCGAAGGCGGTGCGAGCCCGAATCACGTTGCGCTCGACGAAACCGTGATTCGAATCAACGATCAGCAATACTGGCTGTACGCCGCCATCGATCCTGAAACAAACACATTCCTTCACATACGGCTTTTTAGCACGTATACGACTGGTTTAACCGAAATCTTCCTGAGCGAATTGCGCGAGAAACACGACGTCGAAACCGCCGTGTTTCTCGTCGACGATGCTCAATGGCTCCAAACTGCCCTCGATCGACACGGCCTCGATTGCAGATACGAACGCCATGGCAATCGGAATGCCGTCGAACGTCTCTTTCGTGAGATAAAACGACGAACCTCTTCGTTTTCAAATACGTTCAGCCACGTGGAGCCGACGACAGCAGAATCGTGGCTCCAAGCCCTCGCTGTCTGGTGGAATCGATGCCAAAGTTAA
- a CDS encoding universal stress protein, whose product MVAYDRILVPTDGSDGVERAIEHAVEVATIHGATVHGLYVLNSDAYAGLAMESSWESVDSLLREDAETAVARVREIATERSETDGTAVPVQTAVVEGKPSREIVRYAENQDCDLVVMGTHGRGGLDRLLLGSVAESVIRASSIPVTTVPVEA is encoded by the coding sequence ATGGTCGCGTACGATCGCATTCTCGTCCCGACCGACGGCTCCGACGGCGTCGAGCGGGCCATCGAACACGCCGTCGAGGTGGCGACGATTCACGGCGCGACCGTCCACGGACTCTACGTCCTCAACTCCGACGCCTACGCGGGGCTGGCGATGGAGTCGTCCTGGGAGAGCGTCGACAGCCTGCTCCGGGAGGACGCGGAGACGGCCGTCGCCCGGGTTCGGGAGATCGCGACCGAACGCTCGGAGACGGACGGGACCGCCGTCCCCGTACAGACGGCGGTGGTGGAGGGGAAGCCGAGCCGCGAGATCGTCCGCTACGCCGAGAACCAGGACTGCGACCTCGTCGTGATGGGAACGCACGGCCGCGGCGGCCTCGACCGACTCCTCCTCGGGAGCGTCGCCGAATCCGTCATCCGCGCCTCGTCGATCCCGGTGACGACCGTCCCCGTCGAGGCATAG